The proteins below are encoded in one region of Mycolicibacterium neworleansense:
- the rlmB gene encoding 23S rRNA (guanosine(2251)-2'-O)-methyltransferase RlmB, whose amino-acid sequence MAGNSQRRGAVRKPGTKKGPTVGSGGVRRRGLEGRGATPRADQRPHHPAAKKAAKAARQAQGRHKKTDDTELVLGRNPVVECLRAKVPATALYVALGAEADERLTESVQIAADRGISILEVQRHDLDRMSSNALHQGLALQVPPYEYAHPDDLLKAARDAGEPALLVALDNISDPRNLGAIVRSVAAFGGQGVVIPQRRSASVTAVAWRTSAGAAARTPVARATNLTRTLKSYADAGLQVVGLDAGGDTTLDELEGSGPMVVVVGSEGKGLSRLVRENCDAVVSIPMAGPTESLNASVAAGVVLAEIARQRRNL is encoded by the coding sequence ATGGCCGGGAATTCGCAGCGGCGCGGCGCAGTGCGCAAGCCGGGGACGAAGAAGGGGCCGACGGTCGGGTCCGGTGGCGTGCGGCGCCGCGGGCTCGAAGGCCGCGGGGCGACGCCACGGGCAGATCAGCGACCGCACCACCCGGCTGCCAAGAAGGCCGCCAAGGCGGCGCGTCAGGCGCAGGGGCGGCACAAGAAGACTGACGACACCGAGTTGGTGCTGGGCCGCAACCCGGTGGTGGAGTGCCTGCGGGCCAAGGTTCCGGCCACCGCGCTGTATGTCGCGCTGGGTGCGGAGGCCGACGAGCGGCTGACGGAATCCGTCCAGATCGCCGCCGACCGGGGCATCTCGATCCTGGAGGTGCAGCGCCACGATCTGGACCGGATGAGCTCGAATGCGTTGCACCAGGGCCTGGCCCTGCAGGTGCCGCCGTACGAATACGCCCACCCCGATGATCTGTTGAAGGCGGCCCGGGACGCCGGCGAGCCGGCGTTGCTGGTGGCGCTGGACAACATCTCCGACCCGCGCAACCTGGGTGCCATCGTGCGTTCGGTGGCCGCCTTCGGCGGGCAGGGTGTGGTGATCCCGCAGCGCCGCTCGGCATCGGTCACCGCCGTGGCGTGGCGCACCAGCGCCGGCGCCGCGGCCCGGACACCCGTGGCGCGGGCGACGAACCTGACCCGGACGCTGAAGAGCTACGCCGACGCCGGCCTGCAGGTGGTCGGTCTGGATGCCGGTGGTGACACCACGCTCGACGAGCTCGAGGGCAGCGGACCGATGGTCGTGGTGGTCGGCTCGGAGGGCAAGGGCCTGTCCCGGCTGGTGCGTGAGAATTGCGATGCGGTGGTGTCGATCCCGATGGCGGGGCCGACGGAATCGCTGAATGCCTCGGTGGCCGCCGGTGTGGTGCTCGCCGAGATCGCCCGCCAGCGCCGGAATCTCTAG